The Liolophura sinensis isolate JHLJ2023 chromosome 6, CUHK_Ljap_v2, whole genome shotgun sequence genomic sequence GTCATAATTGTAAGCCCCAGAAAATATTATGATAACAGAAGGTGTCTGTCATTTGCATGTTTGCGTGGCGTAATGTGTGCAGGGCCTGAGTTGGGTGTACAGGAGGGTGCTGGAGTTGTTGTAGTTAGTCATCATTGTTGTTACCTGTTGTTTGTTATCAGGTGATCACAGAGCAGTTTCTGCGTGTCAATGACCAGGGCCTCAAAGGTGTATACGGGAAGGTGCTGGAGTTTGTCCCTAAACATTGCAGTTTGCTGAGAGAGGTGACATCTGGCAGTTCACACGGGTGGGTTTTGATATACGTTAGTATCATCAAATGTGCAGACCCCTTGCAGGGTGCTTATGGAATGGTCTCTCGTGTGTATCATGAAAAAATGGGAAAATATGGTGACATCACATTACTTCGTTATTGCACAATTTTAAGTCTTTGCAGCTCAGTTTGTATAGATGATGAGGTAAGACATGATACTATTTCaagtttgaaatatgatttcagatgattttgtttgtttttgaaaattgcCTTTTGTGTTATTGTGTGAATGATAGAGGCTGGAAAATAACACTTTTGCAGTAAAGCTTTTAATCAGATTTTTATGATTCATCAaatttgtaaacagtataattcACAAAAACATCTTAATATCTTAATGAAGATAAATGAATTGTCTAGTGGTGTTATGTACAGGGAGGTGGTGAGAGGCTATGATTTCCTGGTCAGTGCTGTGTGGCCAGAAGTGGTCAGCGGGCTGGAGGCCAGAACTGCCTCTATATTTGCTCCGGGGAACCCTAACACCTTTCATGAGGTAAGCAGTAGCATAACTGACAGAAATAAGTGAAAAGATCAGCTGctctaatttctcaaccttttcacatgaaagggcaactttcatgGCAATATACGCAGAAgcatgatttgattttggagacaaaactaaacTGTTGGATTGGCCAGCTCAAGAGCTTCACAGAAAATACACTTTAATCAATCTACTtggaataatgccttcagaatatgcttgaataaacaccttgcaaacatgtgaaaaggttgaagaattacagtgtgtAATAACAGTGATGAGGCACGGGATAACATTTAAGaggagtaagtgagtgcttggggtttaacattgtacttaacaatttttcagtcatatgaagatgAAGGAGAGACGACTGAGATGACGTACCGAAGgcagtaagccgccctgcccaagccattatactgatacgggtcaaccagtcgttgcactatccgcttaatgctgaatgccaagcgaggaagttagaacttcctctttttttaaGGCCTTAGATGTGACCCGACATAACCCTTTACCCTGGGTCTACCACTCCCAACATTTAAAAGGAAGACAAAACTTTACTGTACTGGGCAGTCCATTATCTTAATTATTTCACTTCAGCAATGCTAAGCGTGTAGTTGATGCTTTGGACCAGTATGATTTCcactgataaacaaaaaatattccaaGGCTGCATGTGTAgattttcttcttcattaaCAGTGTCTTTGAGTTATGGTGATTTTGATTTACTGTACCATTACTGTGgtacaacatgtacacgtaaatataaAGATTGATAAGGTATGTTTTGGTATATTTTGGCGGTACGGGTCGGTGGACATTTCATTGCTAGTCACACGCTTAGCATTGCTAAAGTGAAATAATTAAGATAATGGACTACCCAGTACAGTAAAGTTTTGTCTTCCTTTTAAATGTTGGGAGTGGTAGACCCAGGGTAAAGGGTTATGTCGGGTCACATCTAAGGCCTTAAAAAAAGgggaagttctaacttcctcgcttggcattcagcattaagcggatagtgcaacgactggttgacccgtggtGATTATGGCATTTTCTAAACTTAACTGTCTTGTCTGTTGATTCTTGGTGTTGTTTTCTCACAGAAATATACAATAAGCATGTGGTTTGTGGATCAGTTTGAAAACCTTTGTGGATCTCAGGCCAGTGTGAAGCGGCTGAGGGAACACCCAAGTTACAGCACCTACATGTCCAAGTGGAGCCTGCCAGTCTACTTCCAGATCAGGTCAGTCTACAGTTCCTCAGTGTTTTGTTGAAGCAGCAGTTTTTTGATATTCAGATTCATCTTAGGAAGAAGTTTGCATTGTGCCTTTTGAAGTCTCAAAGCCATATCTTATTTCATTGACACCACCTCCGTGGTttgatgttttctataaaacatAATATCCCCATACACTGAATCATTTTGTGCTTTGATGAAATATCTgggtattttttatgttttaccgctgtgtcttttatttgcaggTTTCAGGAAATTGCTGGTAGCTTTGAATCTGCCCTGTTTACAGCTTTTAACAACTCCAGTAAGGCAGGTATGGTGGACACTGTTCTGAGGCAGATGTGTTGGTTCAGGAGAGCCTGCAACACTATCacctttgtatatatttatttgatttgtttgttttacactgtactcaagaatatatttcacttatacgttggcagccagcattagggagggaggaaactgggcacagcccaggggaaaacgacaaccattcgcaggtttctTACACACCTTCCAACATATGGCCGAAGAGGAGGCCAACATGACCTTTGTATATCAAcaattgttttaaaatgtacatgggTCCAGTAAAGATGGAAAgaggtacatgttattgtatgGAAGCTAACTACCACTACATTGATCTCCCATTACCTTACATTTAGTACTTTGTGTTCAACAGACAGTCATAAGACAGAACTGTTCAAAATATTAGGCCTGTAATACCACAGCAACATGCTGTGCTTCAGTGGAGTGGCATCTAGAAATTCTGATGGCTCACTCTGCCCAGATGATTTCCTGACTAGTCCACAGGGTCATAGGTCAAAAGCAAGAAGCCAGTCAGAAACCTCTGACATTTTGCCCTTTCACCACTAGGTTCTCTGCTAGACGCCATGTAGTGTGAATTGTTAGGAGCTTGGCAGGTCTATCGCCAAGCAACATTTGAATCCCAGTTATGCTGTATAGGTATGGATTTATGGTAACATCACCTCTGCCAAGGAGAATGATTATTTCATCATGCCAATTGGTTTTAATGAAACTTTGTGCATAGAGCAAGTAAGAACTGAATAGATTGGGTCAGGTGTAGATGTAGAAATGTATGCTGTTTCCTGTGGTTGCAACCTTCACTTAAAGTTTCAGCTGATGTTTAGTTGACATCTGTTTCAGGTAGCAGTGAGTTTTTGCTGAATGCCAGCGAGGCACTGTGGGTATGTTTGGGGAAGTGTTGGCAGGAGCACATATATCTGCAACCGTTGTGTCATCGCTTCTGGAAGCTTACACTACAGCTCCTGTCTCGCTACACTATCTGGTTGGACGATGCTTATAAGGCTGAGGTAATGGTCAGATTGTGTGGTATGTCTGTGTTTGTGCGTGTATGTCCTGATAAACCAGCTGTGCAGCTTTTGTTCTTACAAGAATGAAATTCTGATTCTGTTGCTGTTAGTAAGGACTACCAACAACAATATATCAATATGTTCTCTTATTCACTCactaaaatgacattttatggaTTAGGCAGCTGTAAATTTAGTACTTGCATGTAATATCCTTGATGAAGTTTTATTAATTGTGCAGCTATTGCTTTTGATTTTATGGCTTTTAACACTATTGCATACATAATTTAGCCCGAATTTATCCTGAGGCCTAGCAGGCCATCTAGTGTTTCTGTATCTTAGCATGGATACCCTGACAGCCCTTTGAAATGAAACCCAAGGTGGGCGTGGCACTAATGGATAGCTAATTAACGCACAACAATGATAGAGTAAATATGTTGGAAATaatgcacattttgtttattttgaatgtgTCAGCTTAGAAAGCTGCCCAAAATAAGgtaaaattaagtaaaatattactattTTCAATGTTTAGGTTTCAAAGTCAGCAGAGAAGTCTGCTCAACCTGCTGTTGAGAAATCAACAACAAATGCGAATGAAAAGCCAAATGGAAATAATTCTGTGACCAGTGCAAACTCATCAGGAGCCGTGCAGGCTTCACCTCCGGTCACCATGGGCCAGATCGTTTCTCTGATAGCTGATGCTGAAAAAATAGCTTCAAAGGTGCGTGGTGTTACAACTGTGAACTGTGTTCTAACTTCTAATTTATTGCTTTCCTGTGAGTATTCTGACTTCTTAAGTCGTATATAGCATATATTGTGTTTAATTTGCCTTTTGGAATAAATTATGGTATGATATTTTTCTACATTATACACAGTTTTTCTTtagattttatgtattttatgtatttcagATTATGCCGTTGCTGAACACACTGATCAAGCCGAGGATACAGGCGTTAGGCTACACACAGACACAAGCTTTGGAAGGTAAACTCTTATCAAGTTGtctttgtgatttttttctcatgGCATGAAAGGAAGTTGTATCAATATGCAGCTGTGTAATTTTAATGCGATGTACTTATGTTTctgttgtttaaaaaatcttttgttCATGTATGGTATAAAAGGCCTGGCATgtttaataatgaaatacattCATAAACTTCAAACTATTAGTGACTGATGAACTTTTTGGCTCCAGTGTGTTTCAACGAGAATCGCGAGGCTGTTGTTCAGAGGTTACCTCAGTACCGTACATTTATTGTGGAGGATGTGAGCAGTCAGTGCAGTGTGCACCTCAGACAGGTGAACGATATCCCCCGCCTCTACCGCAGAACGAACAGAGAGGTAATCACATGTGTGTCAGCTGAGAATTGAACTGTGTGACATAAGGAAGGTTGACAGATGGATCAGATAAGCAAGGCTTTCTCTAGTGCACCAGCCATTTCTAATTGAGATTAATTTTACTGCTGTGTATTGGTACTTATATGAATAAgctatatgatttatttatttacttgattggtgttttactcctgGGCGGAGGATtccaggcagagcccatgggaaaccacAATAACATAAGTTATGTGAGGCACAGGACATGTTTGTATTGGTTTATCTGTGTTCAGCGAAGTTCAGGTGGAGTTTAGCCACCAAGCAAAAGCTTACAGACTTGTACTAGTTGCGATGTTCACATCCAGGATGATTATCTGTGAATATCTCAATTCAGCGTTGCTTTTAGGCCTGTACAGGTATATCTTTATGAATAAAAGATTTTCATTGCTACAAGCAAAGATTAACAAATATGAGCTAGGGCCTGGTTCCAAAAACTGTGCGTAATGTCAAGCTTTTAAATTGCATGGCAGGCAGTATTGTATGTGTTACATTATTATAGaagtggggcctctgtggctcagttggttagctcgcaaATGAATCCCCATATCCAATAAGCTGCTGTGGAGTTCATTGTTACTGTTACGACAACACATGATTGAGACTCGCATGTATATTGCTCGTGTAAATTTATAGTTATAATCAGTTGAGCCTACAACAGGTGTGTGGAACTGAGTTCTGTACTGGTGTATTCCCATGTGAGTTACCCACTGCGCACTGTACTGGTGTATTCCCATGTGAGTTACCCACTGAGCACTGTACTGGTGTATTCCCATGTGAGTTACCCACTGCGCACTGTACTGGTGTATTCCCATGTGAGTTACCCACTGAGCACTGTACTGGTGTATTCCCATGTGAGTTACCCACTGAGTGCTGTACTGGTGTATTCCCATGTGAGTTACCCACTGAGTGCTGTACTGGTGTATTCCCATGTGAGTTACCCACTGAGTACTTTACTGGTGTATTCCCATGCGAGTTATCCACTGAGCACTGTACTGGTGTATTCCCATGCGAGTTATCCACTGAGTACTTTACTGGTGTATTCCCATGCGAGTTATCCACTGAGCACTGTACTGGTGTATTCCCATGTGAGTTATCCACTGAGTACTGTACTGGTGTATTCCCATGTGAGTTACCCACTGAGTGCTGTACTGGTGTATTCCCATGTGAGTTACCCACTGAGCACTGTACTGGTGTATTCCCATGTGAGTTACCCACTGAGCACTGTACTGGTGTATTCCCATGTGAGTTATCCACTGAGCACTGTACTGGTGTATTCCCATGCGAGTTATCCACTGAGTACTGTACTGGTGTATCCCCATGCGAGTTATCCACTGAGTACTGCACTGGTGTATTCCCATGTGAGTTACCCACTGAGTACTGTACTGGTGTATTCCCATGTGAGTTACCCACTGAGCACTGTACTGGTGTATTCCCATGTGAGTTACCCACTGAGTACTGTACTGGTGTATTCCCATGTGAGTTACCCACTGAGCACTTTACTGGTGTATTCCCATGTGAGTTATCCACTGAGCACTGTACTGGTGTATTCCCATGCGAGTTATCCACTGAGCACTGTACTGGTGTATTCCCATGCGAGTTATCCACTGAGTACTGTACTGGTGTATTCCCATGCGAGTTATCCACTGAGTACTGTACTGGTGTATTCCCATGTGAGTTACCCACTGAGTACTGTACTGGTGTATTCCCATGTGAGTTACCCACTGAGTACTGTACTGGTGTATTCCCATGTGAGTTATCCACTGAGCACTGTACTGGTGTATTCCCATGTGAGTTACCCACTGAGTACTTTACTGGTGTATTCCAATGCAAGGTACCCACTGAGTGCTGTACTGGTGTATTCCCATGTGAGTTACCCACTGAGCACTGTACTGGTGTATTCCCATGTGAGTTACCCACTGAGTACTGTACTGGTGTATTCCCATGTGAGTTACCCACTGAGCACTGTACTGGTGTATTCCCATGTGAGTTATCCACTGAGCACTGTACTGGTGTATTCCCATGCGAGTTATCCACTGAGCACTGTACTGGTGTATTCCCATGCGAGTTATCCACTGAGTACTGTACTGGTGTATTCCCATGCGAGTTATCCACTGAGTACTGTACTGGTGTATTCCCATGTGAGTTACCCACTGAGTACTGTACTGGTGTATTCCCATGTGAGTTACCCACTGAGTACTGTACTGGTGTATTCCCATGTGAGTTATCCACTGAGCACTGTACTGGTGTATTCCCATGTGAGTTACCCACTGAGTACTTTACTGGTGTATTCCAATGCAAGGTACCCACTGAGTACTGTACTGGTGTATTCCCATGTGAGTTACCCACTGATCACTGAGCACTGTACTGGTGTATTCACATGTGAGTTGCCCACTGAGCACTGTAAACGTGTATTCCCATGTGAGTTACCCACCTGTTATTCTCCAGGTGCCCAGTAAACCGTCAGCCTATGTCAGTGGGCTGGCCAAGCCTCTTAGGCGATTCCTGGATGAGCACAGCCCATTGCTGACATCTGACAACCAGAACCAGCTGGCCGCTCAGGTCTTCTCCAGCATCACTCTGCAGTGAGTAACCAGTTAAAACTTGAATTGAGATTTTGGGATTGTATTCCAAAAGATATCCACAAGGTATCAAAAGATATACACAAGGTACCAAAAGATATCCACAAGGTACCAAAAGATATCCACAGCTGATCATGTGGATCTTATTTTATCTCCATGTACATCAAACATGTCAAGTGTGTGGAGTAATGTGTACTAGCGTATGCAAGGTGGGGTGGGGTTTGGGGCTCCAGTAAAATTGTTTTGCGCAGGATGGTCAAATCCTTGTTTGGAAATATTCCTAGAAATGGAAGAAGCACTACATGTGAGTACGTAACACAAATACatgattgtaaatttttgtcTCATGCTTCAACAGGTATTGTTCTGTTACGTCAGATGTTTTAACATCTGTGAAAAAAATGGAGGACAGTTTGAAATGTTTGAGTAATGTGTACTTGCGTATGCAAGGTGGGGTGGGGTTTGGGGGCTCCAGTAAAATTACTTTGCACAGGATGATCAAATCCTTGTTTGGAAATATTCCTAGAAATGGAAGAAGCACTACATGTGAGTACGTAACACAAATACatgattgtaaatttttgtttcatgctTCAACAGGTATTGTTCTGTTACGTCAGATGTTTTAACATCTGTGAAAAAAATGGAGGACAGTTTGAAACGTTTGAAGAAAGCCCGTGGTACGGGCCCAACGGCGGGGTCACAAGGGATGTCAGATGACGACAAAATACGACAACAGCTTATCCTGGACATTGACTGTTACGGACAACAGGTTGGTCTCTATATTCTTACAGTACTTCACACACGAAAAGTAACTTATCAGTCTTTTACCTGAGCACTTTGTACAATCAATGGTTTCCTTGGGCACTCTGTATAACCAACAGTTTCCCCAGGCACTCTTTATGACCTCTTTGTATGACCAGCAGTTTTTCCAGACACCCTGCGTGACCAGTCATTTACCCGGGTACTCTGTATGATCAGTCGTTTACCCGGGTACTGTGTATGATCAGTCGTTTACCCGGGTACTCTGCATGACGAGTCGTTTACCCGGGTACTCTGTATGATCAGTCGTTTACCCGGGTACTCTGCATGACCAGTCGTTTACCCGGGTACTCTGTATGACCAGTCGTTTACCCGGGTACTCTGTATGATCAGTCGTTTACCCGGGTACTCTGTATGATCAGTCGTTTACCCGGGTACTCTGTATGACCAGTCGTTTACCTGGGTACTCTGCATGATCAGTCATTTACCCGGGTACTCTGTATGATCAGTCGTTTACCCGGGTACTCTGTATGATCAGTCGTTTACCCGGGTACTCTGTATGACCAGTGGTTTACCCGGGTACTCTGTATGATCAGTCGTTTACCCGGGTACTCTGTATGATCAGTTGTTTACCCGGGTACTCTGTATGATCAGTCGTTTACCTGGGTACTCTGCATGATCAGTCGTTTACCCGGGTACTCTGCATGACCAGTCGTTTACCCGGGTACTCTGCATGACAAGTCGTTTACCCGGGTACTCTGTATGATCAGTCGTTTACCCGGGTACTCTGTATGACCAGTGGTTTACTCGGGTACTCTGTATGATCAGTCGTTTACCCGGGTACTCTGTATGACCAGTCGTTTACCCGGGTACTCTGCATGATGAGTCGTTTACCCGGGTACTCTGTATGATCAGTCGTTTACCCGGGTACTCTGTATGACCAGTCGTTTACCTGGGTACTCTGTATGATCAGTCGTTTACCCGGGTACTCTGTATGATCAGTCGTTTACCCAGGTACTCTGCATGATCAGTCGTTTACCAGGGTACTCTGTAACACCAGTCGTTTACCCGGGTACTCTGCATGACCAGTCGTTTACCCGGGTACTCTGCATGACCAGTCGTTTACCCGGGTACACTGTATGACCAGTCGTTTACCCGGGTACTCTGTATGATAGGTCGTTTACCCGGGTACTCTGCATGACCAGTCGTTTACCCGGGTACTGTGTatgatcagtggtttacccaggTATGATcgaatccaggacaaaagccccgcAGAGAAAAACCCTGTTGTTGTAATTAACCGACAAAACATATCCGACAGTCtaacaaacatgatgttaaatatttgttgaaggGAATTCATATAGTGTGACTTTGTTTTTCATCTAAAAATTTGTCTTCAAAGCGTATTCCAGTCTTTTCACTTGGGTTTAACAGCTTTCCTCTGAGAGGTGTTATACATGTgcttttcaaaacaatatcgcGAAAAATAATATGTGACTGATGTGTCtaatattattatcaaatttccATGTAAAGTGTTTTTAATGACAAGAACAAATGTTTAATCtgtgaaataataattttgaattATATTTGGCTGAATATGTAGTGCTAATCAGGTTGTGCTGAACTTGACAAGGCTGTACAGGAGGTGTGTCAGTTGtttaattcatattttgtgGTATGTAAAGCTAAATGAGTCTAATAGaatcaattttgttttttctcagaTGTCCCAGTTTGGTGTACAGAGTGAAAATGTACAAGCTTTCCATCAGTTACTGGAGTTAGCAGAGACAGCCAAGTCATCCATGAACAGCCAGAGTTGATTAAGTCAACTTAACTACATCCTAATACATCCTCAGCATTCCTAAAAGAGTGTGCTGTGATTATCCATCTAAATTAACAGACATTAGTATAAAACAGAAGGTGGCCGGCATGTGATCATTTGGACAAAGCATCCTTATCAGACCAATGAGGTCTGAACAGACCCGAATACATCTACAGTACATGGTGTTCACTGCGTTCTGGCACAGGGTGTCTCATATTTATATCAAAGTAAATGTTAACCCAATTAACTTGTACATTATCATTACTGTAAAAGAAATCTACATCTATAAGTGTGTATTATGAACTCTGAGATATTTTTTCATGCGCTATGTCACATCCAATATAGACTACAAGCAGGGGAAAGAGCACTTAGATTTGTCATCTGATTGTATGATTTAGTCATGATCTGTGAAAATGGAGGCACCAATTCAGTTCATTAACATATTGCCTGAATTTTCAATGAAAAGAGCTTATTATTTTGGGAGTTTTTTTCacaatgcttattttttttagtttcagtGGCATTGAGGATGAGCTTTGCTAGTTGATTTGGTGCATTGGAAAGGAGGAAAGATCTGAAAACAACACTCatgaaatttaacttttttaaaactgagACTTTGGTATAGTGGGAGAATGAGAATTTCATAGATAAAATATACCATGTAGAAAGTAATCATGTCAGTTGCAATTCAGGATGACTTATCCCTGCAGCCTTTGCTTATTTAGAATGTGGTTTGAGTTGAAAGTGGGTTATTAATATTACTGAACTCTCATATGTTCTGTGTCATAGTGTTGttattaaacattatattaGACATATCcattatgtttttattcatttggttatggataaatgtcacaaattctATCTCTTCTAGTTCTTGAGAGGtgggtaaatgtatatgtagtatacaGAAAAAATTTTGCTGTGTAGatctcaatatttttttcctaatttcagttttgaggCCTGACAAATTTATGAAAAGGCAGTTTCAGCAGCATGGATAAAGACAAAATAATAACTATTATGTGAAATTATGAAAGGGCATGATTTatataagtttttattttttttttctcttttttttgtgtaaCATTAGTAATTCGATAATTCCTTTCCTCACTTTCAAATTCAAAAGAAACCATTTGTTACTATTCTTCTTTGCTCACTTGGAAGACAGGATATATAACATAATGATGTCGCATATATTACATTTCACTCctttcagttttaataaaatattgttaaaaaaagaagaaatattgtttaaacaaaaaaaaacaacacaattacCTATGTCAGAGAGTGTATGTACAATAGGGGGGAAAACCTTTCATGgtgaattaaaaatgtgtaagaaaaaaaatgtgatattatttcttttctgttcttGTGAAAGTTCATCTCCTATGTGTGCAGCAcgtgtatgtacaaatacagagtgtgtgtatatacaaatcTGATTTGTCTTATTCCcagggatgagacagacactgggatgaaaaaCAGGAAACTGTACATCAttctcaaaattttgacatttttagcatttctgaattaaattctgaacgtttttctgtatataatgTTAAAACAAGTGTAAGGCAAGTCCTGTGATCACCATGACCACGTATAACAAACACCTTATGGCTGTTACAGCTGCTTACATCGCTTTAATAAACAATTACGAGTAAAACAACATGTTTCAATTCTGCTACCCTTGTGCATGAATAAGTAGACACTTGATAACTTTTGCCAACACTTACTGGTACCTTTTAACACTTCAACAGGAAACAATGTGGAAGTGTAACTGAATgcataatactgtatttcaccaaaagttaaaatgatatttttcatgCCAATCCTTACTTTTTTCCTCATAAgaaataatcaaacttcacaaaaatatctTGTGttgccctataaggtggatcaACCAATCaggatcaagcaaaatgtgtcacttggaaaattctaaaaattatAACAGAGTAATTTAAAGACAAAGATaaaagctgctggtaagaaaaaATATCACAGAGAAATTCTTTGTGTAAAAAGTGGATAGAAACCCGTTTCACTGATTTACATTCAATTCTGAGACACCCAAACCATTTGACCAGTGTGGTGAATtggataataaataaaataaaacgaaaCATATATAGTGTACCAATAACACTATTCTGTGCCCTATCACCTCACAGAGGCAGCTCCATACCGCAGTTCCTTTTCAAACTGCTCTGCAGTAAATGTTCCCTCCAGGCGCTCAAAGTTTGGATTAAACACAGAATATGCACTAAGCTGGGAACGGTCTCTTGACCCAGAATTCATTGTTCTATATATAATGATCAATGATGACACAATGAAAAAAACTGCACCAAATCCGATCTCCACAAACAAGGCCCACAAAATGACCCAAAGAAGGATTTTCAGTATCAGTGATATGGTGTGAAAGAGTTTTTCTCCTTGAGTAAGTGGCATCTGTATCTCTTCTTTCCTATGATGGGTGTGAGCCACACTGATTCTGTCATCTTTCCTTCTGCTATTGTCAATGTTCTGAACTGGGGTCTGGCTATCTTCTGAAGAAGGGTCACCATCTTTCCTCTGAAACAGATCAACAACAAACTTCATCCTGCATGCACATTTAAGTATTAGTTCGAAATGGCAATAATATAACAGGTGATCATTTTAGCCAAAATTAAGAGACCATTAACACAACAGTCAAATATGACTCCTCAATCATTATCCATTTAGAAAACATCTGTTTCAATCAGCACTTACCTGTGTGTACCTATATTTGCATTCTACTGCGTTCGTTTCGTTAGATACGTTTTTGTTCAATTGTGTCAAAGTTTCAGAATTACTGGTAGGACAAACCTAGCCAACACCAGGAAACTTGGAAAATTTACTGCAGGCTGTAAGTGTCGGCGTTAATGAAAAGATATGTTATCAATGCTAAATCATCCTACTGACCCCTGCTGCAAATTCGGAATAGAGAGAAGGGGCCAAATGGTACCGTACAACGAAGTACTCTTTGACCTCTGGCTGAGTTACATTGTAGTAAACAGTGGCGTTGATCCGACCATGAAACTGCTATTGCTGATACACCCGGAACACGTTCATGTATAGTACATGGTACTACCGTTATTAGCCCTAGATATGCGAGCGCCAACCAAATATAAAAAAGCGAAGTGATGATCATCCAAAGGTAACCCCGGAGATCGAACATTCAATGACCGTGTGCCTCTAAAACGTCAGCAGTCTCAGTTGGAGACTTATACTAAATTTACCTGTACACAGTTAGTGGGTCTGTTCCGGAAGCCAATGTTCTCTAAAAAGCGAGTCCTCCAATTTGTATCTTCTGTGTATTTCTGGTGTTCTTTTGACTTTCTCGCTCTGTACTCAGCAAGTTTCTGTTCCATTTCTGTTTACGTGTCCATACCTTTCCTCGCCtccatttctgaagaggttaatGTGTTTGATACTGATC encodes the following:
- the LOC135466201 gene encoding conserved oligomeric Golgi complex subunit 2-like isoform X1; this encodes MTIIVTMACDSGNKAPLPTGPANLCFDKDEFMKDSFNVDQFVIDCRKRVPLEKLRDDLNVYLKILRTAMIELINKDYADFVNLSTNLVGMDKAINSLSVPLGQLKEEVLTVRSAMDSAISAVEEKIKYRQHIKEKKSCLQRLVNITQSVEKIERLLKIQHTEDGEDSPGRSHLSGQLIERVATEFNKLQFYVTKSRGLPLVEKIKPRIANITTTLQYSLEDSFLDGLETGNVEILRQCLRTYALIDKIKDAENLFRHNVVKPYMEEVITEQFLRVNDQGLKGVYGKVLEFVPKHCSLLREVTSGSSHGEVVRGYDFLVSAVWPEVVSGLEARTASIFAPGNPNTFHEKYTISMWFVDQFENLCGSQASVKRLREHPSYSTYMSKWSLPVYFQIRFQEIAGSFESALFTAFNNSSKAGSSEFLLNASEALWVCLGKCWQEHIYLQPLCHRFWKLTLQLLSRYTIWLDDAYKAEVSKSAEKSAQPAVEKSTTNANEKPNGNNSVTSANSSGAVQASPPVTMGQIVSLIADAEKIASKIMPLLNTLIKPRIQALGYTQTQALEVCFNENREAVVQRLPQYRTFIVEDVSSQCSVHLRQVNDIPRLYRRTNREVPSKPSAYVSGLAKPLRRFLDEHSPLLTSDNQNQLAAQVFSSITLQYCSVTSDVLTSVKKMEDSLKRLKKARGTGPTAGSQGMSDDDKIRQQLILDIDCYGQQMSQFGVQSENVQAFHQLLELAETAKSSMNSQS
- the LOC135466201 gene encoding conserved oligomeric Golgi complex subunit 2-like isoform X2; this translates as MTIIVTMACDSGNKAPLPTGPANLCFDKDEFMKDSFNVDQFVIDCRKRVPLEKLRDDLNVYLKILRTAMIELINKDYADFVNLSTNLVGMDKAINSLSVPLGQLKEEVLTVRSAMDSAISAVEEKIKYRQHIKEKKSCLQRLVNITQSVEKIERLLKIQHTEDGEDSPGRSHLSGQLIERVATEFNKLQFYVTKSRGLPLVEKIKPRIANITTTLQYSLEDSFLDGLETGNVEILRQCLRTYALIDKIKDAENLFRHNVVKPYMEEVITEQFLRVNDQGLKGVYGKVLEFVPKHCSLLREVTSGSSHGEVVRGYDFLVSAVWPEVVSGLEARTASIFAPGNPNTFHEKYTISMWFVDQFENLCGSQASVKRLREHPSYSTYMSKWSLPVYFQIRFQEIAGSFESALFTAFNNSSKAGSSEFLLNASEALWVCLGKCWQEHIYLQPLCHRFWKLTLQLLSRYTIWLDDAYKAEVSKSAEKSAQPAVEKSTTNANEKPNGNNSVTSANSSGAVQASPPVTMGQIVSLIADAEKIASKIMPLLNTLIKPRIQALGYTQTQALEVCFNENREAVVQRLPQYRTFIVEDVSSQCSVHLRQVNDIPRLYRRTNREVPSKPSAYVSGLAKPLRRFLDEHSPLLTSDNQNQLAAQVFSSITLQYCSVTSDVLTSVKKMEDSLKCLSNVYLRMQGGVGFGGSSKITLHRMIKSLFGNIPRNGRSTTCEYVTQIHDCKFLFHASTGIVLLRQMF
- the LOC135466203 gene encoding SAYSvFN domain-containing protein 1-like: MEQKLAEYRARKSKEHQKYTEDTNWRTRFLENIGFRNRPTNCVQRKDGDPSSEDSQTPVQNIDNSRRKDDRISVAHTHHRKEEIQMPLTQGEKLFHTISLILKILLWVILWALFVEIGFGAVFFIVSSLIIIYRTMNSGSRDRSQLSAYSVFNPNFERLEGTFTAEQFEKELRYGAASVR